The genomic region atgatgatttaaaaacaggacaaaCTGTTTGACTCTCTGTTTCAGAAACCAGTCCGGACTCTGAGTCCAAGTCTTCCTCGGCACACGTCAAGGTCTTGAAGCATTCGTCCAATCAGGAGAACTGTCGCCACTCCGTCCTGCAGAACGCTGACACACAGTTAAACCCAAAGATTATGTGAGTCACCTGAAAACCTTCTCCTCCCCGTCGAAGACCTCAAACATGTGTAGGGATGCACCGGTTAGAGACTCTGATGGTACGATCATAGTCtgattacagtgtgtgtgtgtgtgtgtgtgtgtgtgtgtgtgtgtgtgtgtgtgtgtgtgtgtgtgtgtgtgtgtgtgtgtgcagaaacgTGTGCTCCACAGTGAACCTGGGCTGCAGGCTGGACCTGCACCACATCGCTACAAACACGTGGAACGTGAAGTACGACACGAAGGTACGGGGATCTGACGCCTGGAGAAGAGTTCAACAGAACATCACCCAGCTTTGAGAGATACGTGTGTTTGCTGTTTCATGGTCTCCCTGCAGGATCAGGGTTTCAGTTCGGACTCTGGTTTGTTGTTTCAGAGGCTTGTGGGACTCTCCATGAAGATCCGAAACCCCAGGAGCACGGGGACTTTCAGCGCATCGGGGAAGCTGGTCTGTTTGGGAGCTGACAGGTTCGTATGGATCATCTCTGTTCATGTGGAGCCGTGAGATGGTGTCAGGATGTCTTCACtcacttctgtttttctgtttgtttgtttgtttgtttgtctgtttgtttgtttgtttatgtgtctgtttgtttgtttgtttgtttgtttgtttgtttgtttatgtgtctgtttgtttgtttgtttgtttgtttgtttgtgtagcgTGGAGAAGTCCAGGATAGCAGCTAGAAAGTTTGCCCGTATCGTGCAGAGGTTGGGATACCCCGTCCGCCTTACGGACTTTAAGGTCCACAACCTGACAGCCAGCTGTAAAGTGTTCCCCATCAACCTGGAGCTGATGTCCTTCTTTCGTCACTGCAGGTCaggagactctgagactctgaggctctgagactctgagactctgaggctctgagactctgaggctctgagactctgagactctgaggctctgagactctgagactctgagactctcagactctgagactctcagactctgaggctctgaggctctgagactctgaggctcTGAGACTCTTAGACTCtaagactctgagactctgagactctgagactctgagactctgagactctcaGACTC from Notolabrus celidotus isolate fNotCel1 unplaced genomic scaffold, fNotCel1.pri scaffold_127_arrow_ctg1, whole genome shotgun sequence harbors:
- the LOC117808587 gene encoding TATA-box-binding protein-like isoform X3 — encoded protein: MEESALEKYFDTYIADSLQNASNMMEGKDKEQDEDQDEGRDEEQDEDEERDKEQDEDQDEDRDEEQDEDEDRDEEQDEDQDEELFFKLLPDELLTEDESSQETSPDSESKSSSAHVKVLKHSSNQENCRHSVLQNADTQLNPKIINVCSTVNLGCRLDLHHIATNTWNVKYDTKRLVGLSMKIRNPRSTGTFSASGKLVCLGADSVEKSRIAARKFARIVQRLGYPVRLTDFKVHNLTASCKVFPINLELMSFFRHCSYEPELFPALFFDGIPGISLAIFRSGVISLSG
- the LOC117808587 gene encoding TATA-box-binding protein-like isoform X1, coding for MEESALEKYFDTYIADSLQNASNMMEGKDKEQDEDQDEGRDEEQDEDEERDKEQDEDQDEDRDEEQDEDEDRDEEQDEDQDEELFFKLLPDELLTEDESSQGKKETSPDSESKSSSAHVKVLKHSSNQENCRHSVLQNADTQLNPKIINVCSTVNLGCRLDLHHIATNTWNVKYDTKRLVGLSMKIRNPRSTGTFSASGKLVCLGADSVEKSRIAARKFARIVQRLGYPVRLTDFKVHNLTASCKVFPINLELMSFFRHCSYEPELFPALFFDGIPGISLAIFRSGVISLSG
- the LOC117808587 gene encoding TATA-box-binding protein-like isoform X4; this translates as MEESALEKYFDTYIADNASNMMEGKDKEQDEDQDEGRDEEQDEDEERDKEQDEDQDEDRDEEQDEDEDRDEEQDEDQDEELFFKLLPDELLTEDESSQETSPDSESKSSSAHVKVLKHSSNQENCRHSVLQNADTQLNPKIINVCSTVNLGCRLDLHHIATNTWNVKYDTKRLVGLSMKIRNPRSTGTFSASGKLVCLGADSVEKSRIAARKFARIVQRLGYPVRLTDFKVHNLTASCKVFPINLELMSFFRHCSYEPELFPALFFDGIPGISLAIFRSGVISLSG
- the LOC117808587 gene encoding TATA-box-binding protein-like isoform X2, with the protein product MEESALEKYFDTYIADNASNMMEGKDKEQDEDQDEGRDEEQDEDEERDKEQDEDQDEDRDEEQDEDEDRDEEQDEDQDEELFFKLLPDELLTEDESSQGKKETSPDSESKSSSAHVKVLKHSSNQENCRHSVLQNADTQLNPKIINVCSTVNLGCRLDLHHIATNTWNVKYDTKRLVGLSMKIRNPRSTGTFSASGKLVCLGADSVEKSRIAARKFARIVQRLGYPVRLTDFKVHNLTASCKVFPINLELMSFFRHCSYEPELFPALFFDGIPGISLAIFRSGVISLSG